A single Populus alba chromosome 7, ASM523922v2, whole genome shotgun sequence DNA region contains:
- the LOC118043520 gene encoding uncharacterized protein produces the protein MENEERAILESRYQSELESVRNEVARMTKRIEQGIKAGRIAEPLEKKGFMGRKREGDVNNLEGGYKGKKVNHQNPQMPTHHINLTKPFNPNHQSNNQNNHQRPFIRYTSEQLPPLPMPLKDLYAKLLSIGQIAPVLLPPIQPPFPIWYKPELTCEYHAGNPGHGIETCYAFKRRLLELIKRGWVSFEDMPSINSNPLPNHAASNSGVGMIEVGNQSKVLKVSMKGLYDMLLKSGFLEINVEGHLEGCDYCGFHGTEGHHIEDCTEFREKVAKMMTLGELRIEPMEDSRGVSMLEGQDKLSRVCRVQPTANGPPKLILAKPSYTKGNHNAMPYNYGFAANIQAPLPLFQTEISGLTRSGRCFTPEELRKAKGKEVVDLDKATEVNKPVTEEESNEFLNSEPHRNALQKVLNEAYVPQDIAQKTMEHLEMPIDASHIKPSTMVVRAYDGSPRPVMGILEVELYVGPQMFLITFQVMDIHPSYSMLLGRPWIHAAGAVTSSLHQCLKYIMNGMLVTVKVEETISMIKNVAIPFIEVEDCKDDNIHTFEIVNIDWVPENTVLKKPKISEAARMAAHCFLERGIPFLCNLITKVPKWANLTKMNCADQRFGLGYKPTKEDHRWAASRRRERRMARIEGREPKEEKLEIPPLRVTFPKVAYIMQPDKGAESLGQQLSNMNINTLEEDEGEGDDMKTVAGGKDEALPQLTIHTLEEVSAKTFIRKLADGEKFQNWVTQEAPVVFKMNPESGSSPTSHTLSIENEWPNFNEHVITMEGEEWDESNVKEFTKLVEQHEQTWEPAAEELETINVGNDQIKKELKIRTLITPEERIKIKALLQEYVDVFAWSYEDMPGLDRNIVVHKIPLEEGCKPVKQKLRRAHPDVWIKVKTELEKQWNAGFLEVVKYPQWVSNIVVVPKKEGKIRVCVDFQNLNKASPKDDFPLPHIDVLVDNAARSSTYSFMDGFSGYNQIKMALEDKAKTTFVTPWGTFCYKVMPFGLKNAGATYQRAMVTLFHDMIHKEIGVYVDDMIAKSKREDDHVKVLRKLFERLRKYELKLNPAKCSFGVKSGKLLGFVVSDKGIEVDPDKVKAIQSMPSPKTEKEHDETGRKERAIYYLSKKFTECESRYTVIEKLCCALVWATKRLRHYMLYHTTLLISKVDPLRWQVLLSEYDIVYTTRKAVKGSAIADHLADNAVEDYEPLDFDFPDENVLSVVGEEKTDWWTMFFDGAVNVYGNGAEYEACILGLEAALELKIRKIDVYGDSMLIICQVKGEWQTKEEKLRPYQEYLSTLSEEFEEIRNNPAHCYSVEGEVDGKPWYYDIKNLLQNQEYPVGASKMDKKTLRRLAMDFYLDGEILYKRSFDGTLLRCLNETDAKNALREVHEGICSTHANGHMVARKIQRAGYFWMTLEKDCIDYVRKCHKCQKMVKKFIEKDLICRYGPPEKIVTDNAQNFNSKMIVELCTKWKIKHSNSSPYRPKMNGAVEAANKNIKKIIQKMAVMPLEVEIPSLRVLMDSGLEEAEWAKVRYEQLNLISEKRLAAICHHQLYQKRMAKAYDKKVRPRIFQEGDLVLKKLLALPGEDRSKWAPNYEAFS, from the exons atggagaatGAAGAGAGGGCCATCCTAGAATCCCGCTACCAAAGTGAATTGGAATCCGTAAGGAATGAAGTTGCTCGAATGACCA aaagaatagagcaaggaatTAAGGCTGGGCGCATAGCggagcctttagagaagaaaggttttatgggaaggaaaagagaaggtgaCGTCaacaatttggaaggcgggtACAAAGGCAAAAAAGTGAATCACCAAAACCCACAAATGCCTACCCATCACATAAACCTTACCAAACCTTTTAACCCCAATCATCAATCAAAcaaccaaaacaaccaccaaaggcCATTTATAAGATACACTTCAGAACAGTTACCTCCATTACCCATGCCATTAAAAGACTTGTATGCTAAATTGTTGAGCATTGGACAGATAGCTCCGGTCCTTCTACCGCCAATCCAACCACCCTTTCCTATATGGTATAAACCCGAACTAACTTGCGAATACCATGCCGGCAATCCAGGGCATGGAATTGAAACCTGCTACGCCTTTAAAAGGAGATTGTTAGAGCTTATTAAAAGGGGGTGGGTATCCTTCGAAGACATGCCCAGCATCAATTCAAATCCATTACCTAATCATGCCGCAAGTAATAGTGGAGTGGGTATGATAGAGGTTGGGAATCAAAGCAAGGTGTTAAAGGTATCCATGAAGGGGTTATATGATATGTTGTTAAAGTCAGGATTTctcgagataaatgttgagggCCATTTGGAGGGATGTGACTATTGTGGTTTCCATGGGACAGAGGGACATCATATTGAAGACTGTACCGAGTTTCGCGAGAAGGTTGCGAAAATGATGACGTTGGGAGAATTGAGGATCGAACCCATGGAAGACAGTCGTGGGGTGAGTATGTTGGAGGGTCAAGATAAGCTGTCCAGAGTATGTAGGGTCCAACCAACGGCTAATGGACCACCAAAATTAATCTTGGCTAAACCTTCCTACACCAAAGGAAACCATAATGCCATGCCTTATAATTATGGTTTTGCTGCCAACATTCAAGCccctcttcctttgttccaaaCTGAAATCAGTGGGTTAACTCGGAGTGGCCGGTGCTTCACTCCCGAAGAGTTGAGGAAGGCAAAAGGCAAGGAAGTGGTAGATCTTGACAAAGCAacagaagttaataagccagtaacCGAAGAGGagtcaaatgaatttttgaa ctctgagccacATCGGAACGCTTTGCAAAAAGTTTTGAATGAGGCGTATGTACCCCAAGACATTGCACAGAAAACCATGGAGCATTTG GAAATGCCGATCGATGCATCTCATATAAAGCCAAGTACCATGGTGGTCAGAGCATATGACGGCTCACCTCGACCAGTAATGGGGattttagaagtggagctatatgtggggcCGCAAATGTTCTTAATAACATTTCAagttatggatatccacccttcctatagtatgttgttaggGAGACCTTGGATCCATGCGGCTGGGGCGGTAacttcatcattacaccaatgcTTGAAGTATATCATGAACGGGATGCTGGTGACTGTCAAAGTTGAGGAAACAATCTCCATGATAAAGAATGTAGCCATACCTTTCATTGAAGTGGAAGATTGTAAGGATGATAATATCCATACTTTTGAGATTGTAAATATTGACTGGGTACCTGAAAATACAGTACTAAAAAAGCCAAAGATCTCAGAAGCAGCAAGGATGGCAGCTCATTGTTTCTTGGAACGTGGGATCCCCTTTCTGTGTAATCTTATAACTAAGGTACCAAAATGGGCTAACCTGACAAAGATGAATTGtgctgatcaaagatttgggctaggatatAAACCTACAAAAGAGGATCATCGATGGGCTGCTAGTCGGAGAAGGGAAAGAAGAATGGCTAGGATTGAAGGGAGAGAGCCTAAAGAAGAAAAGCTtgaaatccctccccttagaGTGACATTCCCAAAAGTTGCATATATAATGCAACCCGATAAAGGAGCAGAAAGCCTTGGTCAACAACTATCAAATATGAACATAAACACTTTGGAGGAGGATGAAGGGGAAGGAGATGACATGAAGACGGTAGCGGGAGGAAAGGATGAGGCACTGCCACAACTGACTATCCACACCCTGGAAGAAGTCTCTGCTAAAACCTTCATTCGAAAGCTAGCCGATGGCGAGAAGTTTCAAAACTGGGTGACTCAAGAAGCCCCAGTGGTgtttaaaat gaaCCCTGAAAGCGGATCTTCCCCAACATCACATACACTTAGCATcgagaatgaatggccaaactttaacgAACATGTTATCACCATGGAAGGAGAAGaatgggatgaaagcaatgttAAAGAATTTACAAAGTTAGTAGAGCAACATGAACAAACCTGGGAACCAGCTGCGGAAGAACTAGAAACCATAAACGTGGGTAATGAtcagattaaaaaagaattgaaaataagGACCTTAATCACTCCTgaggaaagaataaaaataaaggcccTCTTACAAGAATATGTAGATGTTTTCGCTTGGTCCTacgaggatatgcctggtttggatAGAAATATCGTCGTGCATAAGATACCGCTGGAGGAAGGTTGcaagccagtcaagcagaagtTGAGGAGAGCTCACCCGGATGTTTGGATCAAAGTTAAGACAGAACTCGAGAAACAATGGAATGCAGGCTTTCTGGAAGTAGTCAAGTATCCACAATGGGTATCCAACATTGTTGTCGTACCAAAGAAGGAGGGAAAGATTAGAGTATGTGTGGATTTCCaaaatttgaataaagctaGCCCCAAGGATGATTTTCCGTTGCCACATATAGATGTTTTGGTGGACAATGCTGCACGTAGTTCCAcatattcctttatggatggtttcTCGGGATACAACCAGATAAAGATGGCTCTAGAAGATAAGGCAAAAACGACTTTTGTTACACCATggggaaccttttgctacaaGGTTATGCCGTTTGGTTTGAAGAATGCAGGAGCCACTTATCAGAGAGCCATGGTGACTTTATTCCATGATATGATACATAAGGAAATTggggtgtatgtagatgatatgattgccaaatCCAAGAGGGAAGACGACCATGTAAAGGTTTTGAGGAAGTTATTCGAGCGTTTGAGAAAATATGAACTGAAGCTCAACCCTGCCAAATGTTCGTTTGGAGTTAAGTCAGGGAAGTTGCTCGGATTCGTAGTAAGTGATaaaggtatagaggtggatcctgATAAGGTGAAAGCCATCCAATCCATGCCATCCCCAAAGACGGAGAAGGAG catgatgaaactgGAAGGAAAGAGAGGGCCATTTATTACCTTAGTAAGAAGTTCACCGAATGTGAGTCTAGATACACGGTGATAGAGAAACTCTGTTGTGCATTGGTATGGGCGACAAAAAGAttgcgacattacatgttgTACCACACCACTTTGTTGATTTCAAAGGTGGATCCACTAAG GTGGCAAGTTCTGTTgtcagaatatgacatagtttATACAacaaggaaagccgtgaaaGGAAGCGCCATTGCAGACCACTTGGCTGATAATGCGGTGGAAGATTATGAGCCattagattttgatttccctgatgaaaATGTATTATCAGTAGTGGgagaagagaagacagattggtggaccatgttttttgacggaGCAGTAAATGTTTATGGTAATGGGGCCG AATATGAGGCTTGTATCTTGGGTTTAGAAGCTGCATTAGAGTTGAAgatcagaaagatagatgtatatggggactCAATGTTGATTATCTGTCAGGTGAAAGGAGAGTGGcaaacaaaggaagaaaagtTGAGGCCATACCAGGAATATTTATCCACACTGTCAGAAGAATTCGAAGAGATAag AAATAACCCAGCTCATTGCTACTCAGTTGAAGGAGAGGTAGATGGAAAGCCTTGGTActacgatatcaagaatttgTTGCAAAATCAGGAATATCCAGTAGGAGCTTCGAAGATGGATAAGAAAACCCTAAGAAGGCTGGCCATGGATTTCTACCTGGACGGAGAGATTCtgtataaaagatcatttgatggaacTTTGCTAAGGTGTTTGAATGAGACAGATGCTAAAAATGCTTTACGGGAGGTGCATGAAGGGATTTGTTCAACTCATGCTAACGGGCATATGGTAGCAAGGAAGATACAAAGGGCCGGTTACTTCTGGATGACATTAGAAAAAGACTGCATCGACTATGTCAGGAAATGTCACAAGTGTCAG AAAATGGTGAAGAAGTTTATAGAAAAAGATTTGATTTGTCGTtatggtccaccagaaaagatAGTGACCGATAATGCACAGAATTTCAATAGCAAAATGATCGTGGAGCTTTGCACCaagtggaaaatcaagcattcaaaTTCCTCACCATATAGGCCCAAGATGAATGGTGCCGTGGAAGCAGCCAACAAGAACATCAAGAAaattattcagaagatg gcggtgatgcctttggaagtagaAATACCTTCGTTGAGGGTTTTAATGGATTCAGGATTAGAAGAAGCTGAATGGGCCAAAGTAAGATATGAACAGTTAAAcctgatcagtgaaaagaggtTGGCTGCAATctgtcatcaccaactttaccagAAGAGGATGGCCAAGGCATATGACAAGAAGGTCCGACCTCGCATATTCCAGGAAGGAGATCTAGTGCTAAAGAAACTATTAGCTTTACCAGGAGAAGATCGAAGCAAATGGGCCCCAAATTATGAAG CTTtctcctaa
- the LOC118043500 gene encoding chaperone protein dnaJ A6, chloroplastic, which yields MAIIPCGSTSIAQWGVRPQFMIRSYMPNRMSTARYGINNKMSYLAAPSSSLFSRDSFPVLSYTGTSQTSNGHRGARFVVRADSDFYSVLGVSKNASKSEIKSAYRKLARSYHPDVNKEPDAEQKFKEISNAYEVLSDDEKRSLYDKYGEAGLKGAGMGMGDFSNPFDLFESLFEGMGGMGGMGGRASRNRAVDGQDEYYNLVLTFKEAVFGVEKEIEITRLESCGTCDGSGAKAGTKPSKCSTCGGQGQVVSSARTPLGVFQQVMTCSLCSGSGETFSPCNTCSGDGRVRRTKRISLKVPAGVDYGSRLRVRSEGNAGRRGGSPGDLFVIIEVMPDPVLKRDDTNILYTCKVSYIDAILGTTIKVPTVDGMVDLKIPAGAQPNTTLVMAKKGVPVLNKSNMRGDQLVRVQVEIPKRLSSEERKLIEELADLSKGKAATSRR from the exons ATGGCCATCATACCTTGTGGAAGTACATCAATTGCTCAATGGGGTGTTCGCCCTCAGTTTATGATAAGATCCTATATGCCAAATAGGATGTCGACGGCTCGATATGG TATTAACAACAAGATGAGCTACTTGGCGGCACCAAGCTCAAGCTTATTTTCACGGGATTCCTTCCCTGTGTTATCTTATACAGGAACTTCTCAAACTTCAAATGGCCATAGGGGAGCACGGTTTGTAGTCAGAGCGGATAGT GATTTCTATTCTGTACTTGGAGTATCAAAGAATGCGAGTAAATCTGAAATTAAAAGTG CTTATCGAAAACTTGCTAGGAGTTACCATCCAGATGTGAACAA AGAACCTGATGCAGAACAGAAGTTTAAGGAAATTAGCAATGCGTATGAG GTATTATCAGATGATGAGAAGCGATCTTTATATGACAAGTATGGAGAGGCTGGACTTAAAGGTGCTGGCATGGGCATGGGG GATTTCAGCaatccttttgatttgtttgagtCACTATTTGAGGGCATGGGCGGCATGGGAGGCATGGGAGGCAGAGCTTCCCGGAATAGAGCAGTTGATGGCCAGGATGAATATTACAATCTAGTCTTAACTTTTAAGGAAGCAGTTTTTGGggttgaaaaagaaattgagataACCCGACTAGAGAGCTGTGGAACTTGTGATGGTTCAGGTGCCAAGGCTGGGACGAAGCCATCTAAATGTAGTACATGTGGTGGGCAAGGCCAGGTTGTTTCATCAGCGAGGACTCCCTTAGGTGTTTTCCAGCAGGTGATGACATGCTCTTTATGTAGTGGGAGTGGGGAAACATTTAGCCCATGCAACACTTGTTCTGGGGATGGACGGGTAAGGAGGACGAAACGTATCAGTCTGAAAGTTCCTGCTGGTGTGGACTATGGTAGCCGTTTGAGGGTGCGATCCGAAGGTAATGCTGGAAGGAGAGGTGGATCTCCTGGTGACCTCTTTGTTATTATTGAAGTCATGCCAGACCCTGTGCTAAAACGTGATGACACCAACATCTTATACACATGCAAGGTGTCATACATAGATGCCATTTTGGGCACCACAATTAAGGTGCCGACAGTGGATGGCATGGTGGATTTAAAGATCCCAGCTGGAGCTCAGCCAAACACCACACTTGTAATGGCCAAGAAAGGAGTCCCTGTGCTAAACAAAAGCAACATGAGGGGTGATCAGTTGGTTCGCGTACAAgttgaaattccaaaaagatTGAGCAGTGAAGAGAGAAAGCTTATCGAGGAGCTTGCAGATCTAAGCAAGGGCAAAGCAGCAACCAGTAGAAGATAG
- the LOC118043586 gene encoding LOW QUALITY PROTEIN: linamarin synthase 2-like (The sequence of the model RefSeq protein was modified relative to this genomic sequence to represent the inferred CDS: deleted 1 base in 1 codon) produces the protein MGSFNNKPHAVLLPYPSQGHVNPLMQLARLLHSKGFHVTFVNTEFNHRRLVRSNGPEFFKGLLDFTFETIPDGLPPSDRDATQDIWALSDSVRKNCLDPFRELLAKLNSSPELPSVTCVISDGLMSFAIEAAEELGIPEIQLWTASAIGLMGFLQFEELVERGIVPFKGENFINDGTLDMPLGWIPGVKNIRLKDMPTLIRTTDPDDVMLNFMSDEAQNCLKASAIIFNTFDEIEHVVLEAIATKFPRIYTIGPLSLLERNMPTTEAKSLRSNLWKEDLKCFEWLDKQEPKSVLYVNYGSITVMTDQQFEEFAWGLANSNHPFLWIVRPDVVMGNPGFLPKEYHEEIKNRGFLAPWCPQDEVLSHPSIGAFLTHGGWNSTLESISSGVPMLCWPFFDEQPMNCRYLCTVWGIGMEINHHVKREEVEAIVKQMMEGEKGKRMKNNALQWKKKAEAAASIGGSSYNNFNKFISEVLHFKGNIP, from the exons ATGGGTTCTTTCAACAACAAACCCCATGCAGTCCTCCTTCCCTACCCATCACAGGGCCATGTTAATCCCTTGATGCAGTTAGCCAGACTTCTGCATTCAAAAGGTTTCCACGTAACTTTTGTCAACACTGAGTTCAATCATAGACGCTTAGTCCGGTCTAATGGGCCAGAGTTTTTTAAGGGCTTGCTGGATTTTACGTTCGAAACCATACCTGACGGATTGCCCCCTTCCGACCGGGATGCTACCCAAGATATTTGGGCCCTGAGTGATTCTGTCAGG AAAAATTGCTTGGATCCGTTCAGAGAGCTATTAGCTAAGTTGAATTCATCACCTGAGTTGCCTTCTGTTACTTGCGTGATCTCTGACGGGCTAATGAGCTTCGCAATTGAAGCTGCGGAAGAATTGGGCATCCCTGAGATTCAGCTCTGGACTGCCTCAGCTATTGGTCTGATGGGATTTTTGCAGTTTGAAGAACTTGTGGAGAGAGGCATTGTTCCGTTTAAAG GTGAAAACTTCATTAATGATGGAACCCTTGACATGCCTCTTGGTTGGATCCCTGGTGTAAAAAACATTCGCCTCAAGGACATGCCAACCTTGATCCGAACCACTGACCCAGACGACGTAATGTTGAATTTCATGAGTGATGAAGCACAAAATTGCTTGAAAGCTTCTGCTATTATCTTCAACACATTTGATGAGATCGAACACGTGGTGCTAGAAGCAATTGCCACCAAGTTTCCTCGCATTTATACTATAGGCCCGCTTTCTTTGCTCGAAAGGAACATGCCTACAACAGAAGCAAAGTCACTTAGGTCTAACTTATGGAAGGAAGACTTGAAATGCTTTGAATGGCTTGATAAACAAGAGCCAAAATCAGTGCTGTATGTGAATTATGGTAGCATAACAGTCATGACAGACCAGCAGTTCGAAGAATTTGCGTGGGGGCTGGCAAACAGCAATCATCCATTTTTATGGATAGTTAGGCCTGACGTGGTGATGGGAAATCCTGGATTCTTACCGAAAGAATATCACGAGGAGATCAAGAATAGAGGGTTCCTAGCACCCTGGTGTCCTCAGGATGAAGTACTTTCTCATCCATCAATTGGAGCTTTCTTGACACACGGTGGATGGAATTCTACCTTAGAGAGTATATCTAGTGGTGTACCTATGCTTTGCTGGCCTTTCTTCGACGAACAGCCGATGAATTGCCGGTACTTGTGCACCGTTTGGGGCATTGGTATGGAGATTAACCATCATGTAAAGCGCGAGGAAGTTGAAGCCATTGTTAAGCAAATGATGGAAGGGGAGAAAGGGAAGCGGATGAAAAACAATGCTTTGCAGTGGAAGAAGAAAGCTGAAGCTGCAGCCAGTATTGGAGGCTCATCAtacaataatttcaataaattcatAAGTGAGGTGCTGCATTTTAAAGGAAATATTCCCTGA